TGGTCCTGCTGACGATTAAAGAGTGCTAAGAATAGCCCTCTCCTGTTTTACATAAAATAGGGGAGGGTTTTTTCATTTATCAATTAGCATTTACCATTTGTCATTTCCGTTTTTAATTTTTGGCTGTGCCAACCCGAAGGGACCCCTTTGGGGCGTTAGATCTTTTCCTTGAGGTTGGAACTGCTAAAAATTATGGTGTCCACGGCAGGAGTCGAACCTGCGACCTGCTCGTTAGGAGTGAGCTGCTCTATCCGTCTGAGCTACGTGGACATAATTTTTTCTGTTGAGCATTATGGTCGCTCCAAAGCGACCGCTGGCGTTAGCCAAACAGCGGCTCGATCCAGTAAGATTTTAACATGTTTAACCTCTTGACAATTCTGGAAAATATTGTATATTATCATCATATACAAATATGGAAGGACTGCCAGCAATTGAGGATTTTCAATGGGACCTCGGAAATGCCGATAAGAATTGGCAGACTCACAAAGTTAGCAATAAAGAGTGCGAGGAGATCTTCTTCAACGAGCCTTTGCTATTTTTTGAGGACTTTAGCCATTCTAAAAAGGAGGACCGTATCATTGCTTGTGGAATTACAAAA
This sequence is a window from candidate division WWE3 bacterium. Protein-coding genes within it:
- a CDS encoding BrnT family toxin: MEGLPAIEDFQWDLGNADKNWQTHKVSNKECEEIFFNEPLLFFEDFSHSKKEDRIIACGITKNGRKLTVIFTARNGFTRVISARDQSRKERRFYEKTSDKENS